The following are encoded together in the Bradymonas sediminis genome:
- a CDS encoding DUF488 domain-containing protein, which produces MRIILERAYDDSKRDGVRVMVDRLWPRGVSKERLHLDEWAKSVAPSEDLRKWFGHDPERWEEFKARYFEELEQKSDAWQPLLESAWEDTLVLIFGARDREHNNAVALREFLENQRKGDGSN; this is translated from the coding sequence ATGCGGATCATTCTTGAGCGAGCCTATGACGATTCCAAGCGCGATGGCGTGCGCGTGATGGTCGACCGACTCTGGCCGCGCGGGGTCAGCAAGGAGCGGCTTCACCTCGACGAGTGGGCAAAATCTGTCGCCCCCAGCGAGGATCTGCGCAAGTGGTTCGGCCACGACCCCGAGCGTTGGGAGGAGTTTAAGGCCCGCTATTTCGAGGAACTGGAGCAGAAGAGTGACGCCTGGCAACCGCTGCTCGAGTCAGCCTGGGAGGACACCCTGGTCCTCATCTTCGGCGCGCGCGATCGCGAGCATAATAACGCCGTCGCCTTGCGCGAATTTCTCGAAAATCAGCGCAAAGGTGACGGCTCGAATTAG
- a CDS encoding LTA synthase family protein, translating to MIFRRIFRKLGSMEWGYLLGLALPGGLLAVTFSLMRLLGEVVPRSLGGQLDMMKSVVFLSLGLAMGGVALLQLLRGSVGQKLALVGLQCVWIFLVTVELSSHQFYLSTGTTIDFYLMVFTLTHLADNARVIGNEVPADIYYFLVLYIAVLAVAPWYIYRRQSRLNGPAPGQEHGETRGSWVLAFASFTFLFAATLPGIIAVDDGSLVRAPTVNVALSAADSLQESLTVSSVEVLPTTLNARIQPAMGDEGGATTAPRNLVFLVLESVRASASTIHAPDLKTTPFMADLAARSTVAQNAYAVVPHSSKALVAILCGIEPNFHMPITEAFPGRIPGRCLPQLLREHGYQSAFFQSATQEFENRKQLVANFGFDDFRPGDDMDPTGMEMANYFGYEDNIMLAPSREWLLEHRDKPFFTTYFTLTAHHDYLAPTRYGRHDFSEDELFNRYLNAVHYVDRFVANIFAQYKELGIYEDTIFVIVGDHGEAFGEHGRYQHDNVPYQEGTHIPMLIFDPQNPTPRSVEYNVNHLDLLPSAVKSLGFEIVAGEFPGTPLAEVDRERRLFMNCWYERRCMAEIFGDEKYIYHFGAQPDEFFNLSEDPLETKNLAATRDDLGERRQRLLEWRSRAINLHEGYAKTLKSK from the coding sequence ATGATATTCCGACGCATCTTTCGAAAACTCGGCTCCATGGAATGGGGATATCTGCTCGGGCTGGCGCTGCCGGGCGGGCTGCTCGCGGTGACTTTTTCGCTGATGCGCCTGCTCGGCGAGGTGGTGCCGCGCAGCCTCGGGGGTCAGCTCGATATGATGAAGTCGGTGGTCTTCTTGTCGCTGGGCCTGGCGATGGGAGGCGTGGCCCTGCTTCAGCTTTTGCGCGGCAGCGTTGGGCAAAAGCTGGCGCTCGTCGGGTTGCAATGCGTGTGGATTTTTCTGGTCACTGTCGAGCTTTCGAGCCATCAATTCTATCTGTCCACCGGGACGACCATTGATTTCTATTTGATGGTCTTCACCTTGACGCATCTGGCCGACAACGCCCGGGTCATTGGCAATGAAGTGCCCGCGGATATCTATTATTTCCTGGTGCTCTATATCGCCGTCCTGGCGGTCGCGCCCTGGTATATTTATCGCCGCCAATCCCGCTTAAACGGCCCGGCCCCAGGCCAAGAGCATGGCGAAACCAGGGGAAGTTGGGTCCTGGCGTTTGCTAGCTTCACCTTTTTATTCGCGGCCACGCTGCCGGGCATTATCGCGGTGGACGATGGATCGCTGGTGCGCGCGCCGACGGTCAACGTCGCCCTGTCGGCTGCCGACTCACTCCAGGAGAGCCTTACGGTCTCATCGGTCGAGGTCTTGCCGACCACTCTGAACGCGCGAATACAGCCGGCGATGGGCGACGAAGGTGGCGCGACAACCGCGCCACGAAACCTTGTCTTTCTGGTCTTGGAGTCCGTGCGCGCGAGCGCTTCGACGATCCACGCGCCCGATCTGAAGACGACTCCCTTTATGGCCGACCTCGCCGCGCGCTCGACGGTTGCGCAGAACGCGTATGCCGTGGTGCCGCACTCCTCCAAGGCATTGGTCGCGATTTTGTGCGGGATTGAGCCAAATTTTCATATGCCGATTACCGAGGCGTTCCCGGGGCGCATCCCCGGGCGATGCCTGCCGCAATTGCTCCGCGAACACGGTTATCAAAGCGCGTTCTTCCAATCGGCGACTCAGGAATTCGAGAACCGCAAACAGCTCGTGGCGAACTTCGGCTTCGACGACTTCCGCCCGGGCGATGATATGGACCCGACCGGCATGGAGATGGCCAATTATTTTGGCTACGAGGATAATATCATGCTCGCGCCGAGCCGGGAGTGGCTGCTTGAGCATCGAGACAAACCATTCTTCACTACCTACTTTACCCTCACCGCGCACCACGATTATCTGGCGCCCACCCGCTACGGCCGCCACGATTTCTCCGAAGATGAGCTATTCAATCGCTATCTTAATGCGGTGCATTATGTCGATCGCTTCGTCGCGAATATCTTCGCGCAATATAAGGAATTGGGCATTTATGAAGACACAATCTTCGTGATCGTGGGGGACCACGGCGAGGCGTTTGGCGAGCATGGGCGCTACCAGCATGATAATGTGCCCTATCAGGAAGGCACGCATATCCCGATGCTGATCTTCGATCCGCAGAACCCTACGCCCCGCTCGGTGGAGTATAACGTCAATCATCTCGACCTGCTGCCGAGCGCGGTAAAGAGCCTCGGCTTTGAGATCGTCGCCGGTGAATTCCCGGGCACCCCCCTGGCCGAGGTCGACCGGGAACGCCGCCTATTTATGAATTGCTGGTACGAGCGCCGCTGCATGGCCGAGATATTCGGCGATGAGAAATATATCTATCATTTTGGCGCCCAACCCGACGAATTCTTCAACCTGAGTGAGGACCCGCTCGAAACCAAAAACCTCGCCGCGACCCGCGACGATTTGGGCGAGCGACGCCAACGCCTTTTGGAATGGCGCAGCCGCGCGATCAACCTTCATGAGGGCTACGCGAAGACGCTCAAGAGCAAATAA